The genomic stretch TTGCCTCCCATCAATACGGCAGTGCGGCATGGTTTTTATGCCCGACATCATTAAGGAGTGTTGTCATGCAGCGCAGTGTTTATGTTGATGGTCAGTACCTGCCGGAATCTCAAGCCACCATTTCGGTGTTCGATCGCGGTTTTCTGTTTGCCGACGCCGTCTATGAGGTGACGTCCGTCATCAATAGCGGGTTGGTCGATCTGGATGCGCATCTGGTGCGGCTGCAACGTTCCTGTCGCGAGCTATCCTTATCTCTGCCGGTGTCGATCGATGACCTTAAAACCATCCACCAGCAACTGATTGAACGAAACCACCTGCAGGAAGGCTCGATTTACCTTCAGCTCAGCCGCGGCAACGGCGGCGATCGCGATTTCTACTTTCCATCGGCCGAGGTCAGACCGACGCTGGTCCTGTTCACCCAGGATCGTCCGCTCATCAATCATCCTAAAGCCGACACCGGGTTGTCCGTAGTCACCTGCCCGGATATCCGCTGGCATCGCCGCGATATCAAAACGGTCAGCCTGCTGGCCGCCTGTATGGCGAAAGAGTACGCCCACGCCCATCAGGCAGACGATGCGCTGTTAGTCGAAAACGGTTTTGTCACCGAAGGCACCTCCTGCAACTGCTATATCGTGCTGGAAAACAATACCGTCGTTACCCGTCCGCTGAGCCACGACATCCTGCACGGCATTACCCGTCAGTCCCTGCTGAAACTGGCCGAGCAACAGCAGATTGCTGTAGAAGAACGCCCGTTCACACCGGAAGAAGCCTGGCAGGCGCGGGAGATCTTCATCACTTCCGCTACCTCATTTGTCTTGCCGGTCGTGAAAATCGACGGTCGTCAGGTAGGTGACGGCAAGCCAGGTCCGGTCACACGCTGCCTGCGCGACATCTACATCGAGATGGCCCACGCGCAGACACGTTAACCCACTCACGTTGCGGGCCGGCTCGTCATCCAAGCATGAAAGCCGGTCTGCTTCTGTTTGCCGTGATGTGTTGCACGCACACAGCAACCGTTTTTACTGTCTGGGCAACGCATCCGCCTGCAACGCAGCAACATCTACATTGCTTTCCAGCACCATTTTCTGCGGCACCGCCAACGGAATATTCTCTGTTCTCAGGCGTTTGATGATATCGAACAACAGATCGCTTTTGGCCGACGCCACCATGCGCGGGCTGCCTACATACCCGGTCACGCTGAGCACCATGCCATTTGGGGTCAGTTGGCTGAACATCACCGACGGCGCCGGGGTTTCCAGAATTTTTTCATGCGCGTAGTAGGCATCCAGCAGAATGTTTTTAACCACATCCGGATCAATATCCAATGGGAAGGTCAGCGCCAGTGTCGCCACCCCCTGCGGATTACCCATAGTAATGTTGCGCACATTCTGTGAAATAAACTGGGAGTTGGGCACGATCACCGTAGAACGGTCCCCCAACTGAATTTCCGTAGCGCGCACATTGATGCGCCGGATATCGCCCTCAACACCACTGATGTTAACCAGATCGCCCACTTTGACTGGCCGTTCAGTCAGCAGAATCAGCCCGGAAATAAAGTTCTTCACGATCTCCTGTAAACCAAAACCAATCCCGACCGACAGGGCGCTGACAATCCACGCCAGCTTGCTCCACTCGATACCCAGCGTCGCCAGCGTCAGCAGAATAATCAGGATGTAACCAATATTGGAATACAACGTCACCAGAGAGGCCTTGATACCGGCTTCCAGCGTAGTTTTCGGAAAGAATTCGTGCTCCAGCCAGCGGCGGGATACGCGCAGGCTGTAAATGCCGATAACTAGCAGAACCACGGCATTAACCAAATGGGCGGGGACGATACTGATGGATTCCAGACCCTTCCCACCCCAGATCTCCACCGCTTTCTGCACCAGATCAACCGGCGTGGTCGAACCAAACGTGCCATTCAGCAATGCTACCACGGCCATCAGAATCAACAGCACTTTCAACCCGGCGGACAAAATAGCCGCAGCCTGATCCAGATGACGATCATCCAGATTCAACGTTCGTTTGATCTGCCGTCCGCTGGCAAAAGCCGGGGAAAACAGGCTTTCACACACGTCTTCCACAAAAGTGGTCGACAGGTACAGCAGGGATAGCACCATGCCGACCCACACCAGTTCATACGTCAGGAAACGCGCCAGCGAGATATAGCCAATCAGCAGCGACACCAGCACCGCCAGCGTGGTCAACAGTACGGCCAGATGAATCAATCCCGACAGGGTTGAGCGCGCTTCAGGCGTTTCGCCGGCTTCCACCATACGCCGGCGAATCTGATCGCTGCGCAGAGCTATCGCCCCGGATGTCAGCGCCAGAAATAGCGACGACAGGCCGTTGCCGACTATCGTCACCCCCACCGAAATGCCGCTGACAGTATTGATCTGCTCAATTACCCCAAAAACAACGATAAAGCCGGTGGCGATAATCGAGAAAGGTTCCATCGCCCGCGCCACCGGGTTGGCAATCGCCGGCAGGCGCCACGACGGACGTTTATTGGAAAGAAAAGCCCGCCCAAGCCCGGAAATCATCGAACAGAACACCACCAGCCGGACCAGGCTTTCCATGAATCCCTCGGTACGATCGGTCACATCGCCATGACGAGTGAAAACATAATCCACCAGCAGGACCGCCAACCCCATCGTCAGCACAGTGGAAAACACCACCGCGATAGCCAGAAAACTGCGTCTCAAACGACCTTCCGGCAGCAAATGAATGCCCGCCCGCGCCAGATATTTCTCCAGTAGCTTTCGCCCCGCCGTACTCAGCGCCGCCGCCAGCAGCAGAAAAAACGCCGACCCGTAACGCCATCCGGGTTGCCAGGCGGCAATAAACGCCTCGCTCAGGTCATCCTTCAAATCGGATAACCGCTCGATGTCTTCCTGCATCGGCTTGATAATGGGTGACCAAAAGCGGCTGCCAAGAATACTGCCGGAGTTGAGCGCCAGTTGATTTTTCAGCGCATTCCGGCGCAGCGCCAGAATCTGCGTCGACAGGTTCTCCGCCCCGGTTTTTATCGCCTGCACCTGACTGGCCTGCGCATCCAGTTTCTGTTTCTGCTGGTTAAGCGTGGCGCGCTTACGCGTGACCTCGGCGGTTTCGTTCACGGCGGCCTGCGGCTGCGGCGCCGGCCCCAGAACGTCCAGTTGCGCCTGCAATTGCGCACGCATCGGCGTCAGGATGCCGGCGAGTTTATCCGCATTGGCGACCAGTTCCAGCGTGGTATCGTTCAATACATTAAGTTTGGCGTCAGTGGTGGTGCCGGACACCTGTTGTTTGATGCCATCAAGCTGTTTCTGCAGCTTTAGCAGTTCGGTATCCACATTCACCTTGTCCGCGGTTTCCTCCTGCCCATCCGGCGCAGGATCCGTCGCGGCCATACTTACCGAACTGAAGGCAAACAGCGCCACCAGCAGCATCCAACCGTAAATTCCGAGTAGCCCTTTACGCATACACCCAACGTGCCCTTGATACTGTCGTCAACCGGTGCGGCAATTCCTACGCCGGTTGCCCTGGGATGAAACAGAAACCTGCAGCGATACCCGCAGGCGAGATGGCTAATAACTTACTCAGCAATGGAGGTAAAACTCAAACAGATATCGCCGAAACTGTCCGATTTACGAGATCGCTTCCGAGGTACCGGCTTCATTTGCAGGAATAACAGCGAGCTATACGAAGGTTGTTCAGGGATTCGCCGACCAGTCCAAATCGCGCGCCAATTCATTGACTCATCAGGGATGCCCGGTATAATCCAGCCCACATCGCCAAGCGACTGTATCCCATCAAGGCGCCCTTAGCTCAGTTGGATAGAGCAACGGCCTTCTAAGCCGTAGGTCACAGGTTCGAATCCTGTAGGGCGTACCATCTCGTCAATCAGTTACATCTAATCGCTACGACTTTTCAATATCAACAGGTGCTCTAACGGGTGCTGTAATGAAAACATTGATTATCAAGATGATTTAGCAGACTCCAGCGCAACTACCCGCGTAATCAGCTTATCTATCGTCTTCTGTTGTTCTTTGACAGCGTTTACTAACAGAGCCGTCACAGAGTGGACTGACCTCCCCTTCTACCGGATGCCACTAAATACGCCGATAAGGCTTACGTTCTGCATCACGTTTCTGGATGGACTTACGGCTCATTCAGCACAGATGCCAACCGAATCAGTCAGTGACCAGGTATTCGGCTGACCGATATAGGCCCTCAACGCATCAAGGAAAACCGTTACGCGGGCTGGCGGATTTCTCAGTGCGCGTAATGCGTAAATACCCGTCGATGCCTGTGGTTGCAGGCACAACGCCGGGAACAGCTGTGTCAGAAGACCCGCTTTGATATCCGGACCAACCACCCAGTCCGGTAGCCAGGCGATACCGATCCCCGCCACTGCCGCCAGTCGCATGGCGTCAAAATCATCACAACCGAACATCGGGGGAAAGCCAGCTGCGCGTACCGGCTGCCCCAGCACACTGGCCCAGTTTAGCAGGTCAGAACCGTGAAGTTTATCGATCAGGCGATGCGTCGACATCTCCTCTGGCGTGGCGGGTACTCCCGCCTTTGCCAGATACGCCGGGCTGGCGCACAGCACCCGGGTCTGTGTACCGATGCGACTGCCTATCAGGGTGCTGTCGGCCATATCACCGATGCGGATAACCAGATCCAGCCGCTCAGCAACCGGGTCTGCCAGCCGTTCCGTCAAATCCAGTTCCAGCCTTAAATCAGGATGCTGCTGCGTCAGTTGCGCCATGACGGGAAGTACGTAGCGTTTGCCGAATGTCGGATAGCACGCCACCCGCAAAATGCCCGTAACGGCGCCTTTCATCGAGGCCAGCTCCTGCTGTGCGTCCGCCAGTGAATCCAGTATTTGTCTTGCCCGGATCAGCAACGCTTCGCCGGCATCCGTCAGCGTAAGATGTCGGGTTGAGCGCAGAAACAACGGCGTATCAAGATGCGCCTCAAGCGCATCAATCTGGCGGCCGATCGAGGAAGGGGTGCGTCCACGACGACGACCGGCTCCAGAAAAACTGTTCTCGCGCGCGACATCAACAAAAACGCTCAGGAACTCGGCGAATTTCTCTGACTGCATCTGTGCATTTCCTGCATAGCTGTTGTGGGGAGAAGCCATCTTATCAGTCAGTTCCCCCAATCTTAATATTCTTCCCACAGCAAGTTCACCTACAGACATCATCGAACCGGGAAAGAAAATATGAAAACCACCACCTATGATCCGCTCTACCTATTTATTAATGGCGACTGGCTGGAAGCCGGCAACCGCGATACCGTCTCCGTCATTAATCCGGCTACGGGGGATGCGCTGGGGCGACTGCCGCTGGCCACCACGGCTGATTTGAATAACGCACTGGATAGCGCCCAAGAGGGATTTGAAGTATGGCGTCGCACAGTACCGGCCGAACGTGCGCAAATAATGAAAGATGCTGCGGCATTGATGCGCGAACGTGCGGAACTCATTGCCGCCCAGATGACCCAGGAAGAAGGCAAGCCGCTGTCGGAAAGCCGTGATGAGGTGCTGCGCGCGGCCGATTACTTTGAATGGTTTGCAGAAGAAGCCCGTCGTATCGACGGGCGCGTGGTACCGGCGAATCGCCCCGGCGTGCAGC from Dickeya fangzhongdai encodes the following:
- a CDS encoding DUF3772 domain-containing protein, translating into MRKGLLGIYGWMLLVALFAFSSVSMAATDPAPDGQEETADKVNVDTELLKLQKQLDGIKQQVSGTTTDAKLNVLNDTTLELVANADKLAGILTPMRAQLQAQLDVLGPAPQPQAAVNETAEVTRKRATLNQQKQKLDAQASQVQAIKTGAENLSTQILALRRNALKNQLALNSGSILGSRFWSPIIKPMQEDIERLSDLKDDLSEAFIAAWQPGWRYGSAFFLLLAAALSTAGRKLLEKYLARAGIHLLPEGRLRRSFLAIAVVFSTVLTMGLAVLLVDYVFTRHGDVTDRTEGFMESLVRLVVFCSMISGLGRAFLSNKRPSWRLPAIANPVARAMEPFSIIATGFIVVFGVIEQINTVSGISVGVTIVGNGLSSLFLALTSGAIALRSDQIRRRMVEAGETPEARSTLSGLIHLAVLLTTLAVLVSLLIGYISLARFLTYELVWVGMVLSLLYLSTTFVEDVCESLFSPAFASGRQIKRTLNLDDRHLDQAAAILSAGLKVLLILMAVVALLNGTFGSTTPVDLVQKAVEIWGGKGLESISIVPAHLVNAVVLLVIGIYSLRVSRRWLEHEFFPKTTLEAGIKASLVTLYSNIGYILIILLTLATLGIEWSKLAWIVSALSVGIGFGLQEIVKNFISGLILLTERPVKVGDLVNISGVEGDIRRINVRATEIQLGDRSTVIVPNSQFISQNVRNITMGNPQGVATLALTFPLDIDPDVVKNILLDAYYAHEKILETPAPSVMFSQLTPNGMVLSVTGYVGSPRMVASAKSDLLFDIIKRLRTENIPLAVPQKMVLESNVDVAALQADALPRQ
- a CDS encoding LysR family transcriptional regulator, which translates into the protein MQSEKFAEFLSVFVDVARENSFSGAGRRRGRTPSSIGRQIDALEAHLDTPLFLRSTRHLTLTDAGEALLIRARQILDSLADAQQELASMKGAVTGILRVACYPTFGKRYVLPVMAQLTQQHPDLRLELDLTERLADPVAERLDLVIRIGDMADSTLIGSRIGTQTRVLCASPAYLAKAGVPATPEEMSTHRLIDKLHGSDLLNWASVLGQPVRAAGFPPMFGCDDFDAMRLAAVAGIGIAWLPDWVVGPDIKAGLLTQLFPALCLQPQASTGIYALRALRNPPARVTVFLDALRAYIGQPNTWSLTDSVGICAE
- a CDS encoding D-amino-acid transaminase, whose translation is MQRSVYVDGQYLPESQATISVFDRGFLFADAVYEVTSVINSGLVDLDAHLVRLQRSCRELSLSLPVSIDDLKTIHQQLIERNHLQEGSIYLQLSRGNGGDRDFYFPSAEVRPTLVLFTQDRPLINHPKADTGLSVVTCPDIRWHRRDIKTVSLLAACMAKEYAHAHQADDALLVENGFVTEGTSCNCYIVLENNTVVTRPLSHDILHGITRQSLLKLAEQQQIAVEERPFTPEEAWQAREIFITSATSFVLPVVKIDGRQVGDGKPGPVTRCLRDIYIEMAHAQTR